A window of the Bdellovibrio sp. ZAP7 genome harbors these coding sequences:
- the tsf gene encoding translation elongation factor Ts, which yields MSISATLVKELREKTNAGMMDCKKALEATSGDFNAAVEWLRVKGLGAAAKKADRIAAEGAVFALINGNTGLVMEINSETDFVARNDGFKALAADVAEHMFKTELAGDALSQPFAKDPSKKLGDLFTEATATIGEKIVLRRQEKYTSSANTLVHTYVHGEGKIGVMIEVGVSKPEATSNPALKTFAQDVALHIAAMNPMAISSEQIPADVVSKEKEILTAKNLESGKKPEMIEKIVEGQIRKFLAENCLMDQAFVKNPDLKVSDLAKNVGKEIGADVTVKRFVRFELGAGIEKKSNDFAAEVAAQMKGH from the coding sequence ATGTCTATTTCCGCTACTCTTGTTAAAGAGCTAAGAGAAAAAACTAACGCAGGTATGATGGATTGCAAAAAGGCGCTTGAAGCGACTTCGGGCGATTTCAACGCTGCTGTTGAATGGTTGCGCGTTAAAGGTCTTGGCGCTGCAGCTAAAAAAGCTGACCGTATCGCTGCTGAAGGTGCTGTATTCGCACTAATCAACGGCAACACAGGTCTTGTTATGGAAATCAACTCTGAAACTGACTTCGTTGCTCGTAACGACGGTTTCAAAGCTTTGGCTGCTGACGTAGCTGAGCACATGTTCAAAACTGAACTTGCTGGTGATGCTTTGTCTCAACCTTTCGCAAAAGACCCTTCTAAAAAATTGGGTGACCTTTTCACTGAAGCAACTGCTACTATCGGTGAAAAAATCGTTCTTCGTCGTCAAGAGAAGTACACTTCTAGTGCAAACACATTGGTTCACACTTATGTGCACGGTGAAGGTAAAATCGGTGTGATGATTGAAGTTGGCGTTTCTAAACCAGAAGCGACTTCAAACCCAGCATTGAAAACATTCGCACAAGACGTTGCTTTGCACATCGCTGCGATGAACCCAATGGCGATCTCTTCTGAACAAATCCCAGCGGATGTTGTTTCTAAAGAGAAAGAAATCCTAACAGCAAAAAACCTTGAATCAGGCAAAAAACCAGAAATGATCGAAAAAATCGTTGAAGGTCAAATCCGTAAATTCTTGGCTGAAAACTGCCTGATGGACCAAGCTTTCGTTAAAAATCCGGACTTGAAAGTTTCTGATTTGGCGAAAAATGTTGGCAAAGAAATCGGCGCTGACGTTACAGTTAAACGTTTCGTACGTTTCGAATTGGGCGCTGGTATCGAAAAGAAATCCAACGACTTCGCAGCTGAAGTTGCAGCTCAAATGAAAGGACACTAG
- a CDS encoding CFI-box-CTERM domain-containing protein, whose translation MPMIQCPRCGIQVTELHPIEADLSAKLAQAGEANLPSEVCAGCISDLRRTAATSSGGVLMAQERAREQHRLALWKSRVMLIKQARNSMGQKLYAEAAIAYEKYLKILDIVFEVKKGEKLRPEAFKESARHTELTVVASVYWDLMRIYDTHDKYHERMQNSAKQLAIFVQFTPIYPDIIKKAESFVRSAKNPNIVKNFLKLADKERPRCFIATSAFGPQALEVQTLRMFRDQVLKETFLGRKFVYFYYKTSPSIACLLDKHSWLKPAVRAVLRTLIKCVS comes from the coding sequence ATGCCTATGATTCAATGCCCGCGTTGCGGAATTCAAGTAACAGAATTACACCCGATAGAAGCAGATCTATCGGCGAAGCTTGCACAAGCTGGCGAAGCTAATTTGCCATCCGAGGTGTGTGCGGGCTGTATTTCTGATTTACGTAGAACCGCCGCAACCAGCAGTGGTGGCGTGTTGATGGCGCAGGAACGCGCCCGCGAACAACATCGCCTGGCACTTTGGAAAAGTCGCGTGATGTTGATCAAGCAAGCACGCAACTCTATGGGACAAAAGCTTTATGCGGAAGCCGCGATTGCTTATGAAAAATATCTGAAAATTTTAGATATCGTTTTTGAGGTTAAAAAAGGCGAAAAACTTCGCCCCGAAGCCTTCAAAGAAAGCGCCCGTCATACCGAACTTACGGTTGTGGCATCAGTGTATTGGGATTTAATGCGCATCTATGACACTCATGACAAGTATCACGAACGCATGCAGAATTCGGCCAAGCAACTAGCCATCTTTGTTCAGTTCACACCGATTTATCCGGATATTATTAAAAAGGCCGAATCTTTTGTTCGCTCTGCCAAAAATCCAAATATCGTTAAGAACTTTTTAAAGCTGGCTGACAAAGAAAGACCACGCTGTTTTATTGCAACTTCTGCGTTCGGTCCTCAGGCTCTCGAAGTTCAAACATTGCGAATGTTCCGTGACCAGGTTTTAAAAGAAACGTTTTTAGGTCGTAAATTCGTTTACTTCTATTATAAAACCTCCCCGTCAATTGCTTGCTTACTCGATAAGCACTCCTGGCTCAAACCCGCTGTGAGAGCCGTCCTGCGCACATTGATTAAATGCGTTAGCTAA
- a CDS encoding M23 family metallopeptidase, producing MNQYLARIVCTFILVLTYYQSVHAGANNFTAKQIRSGDNLLNILRQQGFSIREREKVLASDLGLRRLFLTLDTRYLVRRDKNEVELRVFDSQTSDAFRILKKNGVIQAAPYKPQFKTTVLRVDGKVHGSILGSILPKVNSNWVATRFTDAYVFDIKSAKELRRGAPFWFTVEKKYESGLFVKYGEILQTSLEIDGDIVRKKFVRSKDGGVFFNDQDLQEKRAFYSPVNYIKIASTFQPNRLHPITRKRVPHLGVDFELPIGDPVLAARKGQVVRYGNNHAAGNFIVLRHSNGIESSYNHLYKIDRRIREGLMVNAGDKIAEVGCTGYCTRAHLHFALKIKGRMVDPLKYIKPYPQNMHQLLASQVASN from the coding sequence ATGAATCAATACCTCGCACGCATCGTGTGCACATTCATTTTAGTGCTCACATACTATCAATCAGTTCATGCTGGCGCCAACAACTTTACGGCCAAACAAATTCGTTCCGGTGATAATCTTTTAAATATTTTGCGCCAACAGGGTTTTTCCATACGTGAACGCGAAAAAGTTCTGGCATCTGATCTTGGACTGCGTCGTTTGTTTCTGACTTTAGATACACGTTATCTGGTTCGTCGCGATAAGAACGAAGTAGAACTTCGAGTTTTCGACTCTCAAACTTCTGATGCCTTTCGCATTTTAAAAAAGAATGGTGTGATTCAGGCCGCTCCTTACAAGCCGCAATTTAAGACTACAGTTCTTAGAGTGGACGGCAAAGTTCACGGATCTATTCTGGGTTCTATCCTTCCCAAAGTTAACAGCAACTGGGTGGCAACCCGCTTCACTGATGCTTATGTATTCGATATAAAATCCGCAAAAGAACTGCGCCGAGGCGCACCTTTCTGGTTCACAGTTGAAAAGAAGTATGAGAGCGGTTTGTTCGTAAAATACGGAGAGATTCTGCAAACTTCGCTTGAGATCGATGGCGACATAGTTCGCAAAAAATTCGTTCGCTCTAAAGATGGCGGCGTGTTCTTTAATGATCAGGATCTGCAGGAAAAGCGTGCCTTCTACTCCCCCGTTAATTACATCAAAATCGCCAGCACCTTTCAGCCGAACCGATTGCACCCCATCACTCGTAAAAGAGTTCCGCATTTGGGCGTTGATTTTGAATTGCCGATTGGAGACCCGGTCTTAGCCGCACGCAAGGGCCAAGTGGTTCGCTATGGAAATAATCATGCGGCGGGGAATTTCATCGTACTTCGCCATTCAAACGGCATCGAGTCCTCGTACAACCATCTGTATAAAATCGATCGCAGAATTCGCGAGGGCTTGATGGTAAATGCCGGAGATAAAATCGCCGAGGTGGGTTGTACAGGTTACTGCACTCGGGCTCACTTGCACTTCGCCCTAAAAATAAAGGGCCGAATGGTCGACCCTTTGAAATATATTAAACCTTATCCACAAAACATGCATCAGCTCTTAGCTTCGCAAGTGGCGTCTAATTAG
- a CDS encoding NAD(P)-binding protein has protein sequence MAHIYDYAIIGSGLTGLSIAAALSRETKNVVLLEGSDISAGANKQINFPTGPINNGIRFVPDSVLSEKALGFLENLLGQKVIADVSDEAPITYDSGNFKTFLGFGENPPAFWEELSYFTSSKRIDLHLQPFQWAQMLMEKFTGDFMPRSYVTKFHHEGDRVNSVTVNGSKTIHAQNFIFAGTVRDLALLLPEDTISARARAKLSKNSYWTALCIDICHGKAVTDSTAMHILNGTTQDEIGPCAGRFLPAVEVDGNMIQASQWITFIESESTEDSEVVGMALKKIKRQVKRAYPEALDNLKSERIFVSPYIAGNGDLKLSANQTIPSLENLWVSSSTLNEQKNLVGALLQAEMIVASLGFKVEAAVASEAPVEEFSEASL, from the coding sequence ATGGCTCATATTTATGATTACGCAATTATCGGTAGTGGTTTAACAGGTCTTAGCATCGCTGCAGCTCTTAGCCGCGAAACTAAGAACGTCGTTTTGTTGGAAGGATCGGATATTTCCGCTGGCGCCAACAAACAAATTAATTTCCCCACTGGCCCGATCAACAATGGCATCCGTTTTGTTCCTGATTCAGTTCTGTCTGAAAAAGCTTTGGGCTTCCTGGAAAATCTTCTGGGTCAAAAAGTGATCGCTGATGTTTCTGACGAAGCACCAATCACTTACGACTCTGGAAACTTTAAAACTTTCCTGGGCTTCGGCGAAAATCCACCGGCATTCTGGGAAGAATTGTCTTACTTCACTTCCAGCAAACGCATTGATTTGCACTTGCAGCCTTTTCAATGGGCACAAATGTTGATGGAAAAATTCACAGGCGATTTCATGCCTCGCTCTTATGTGACTAAGTTTCACCACGAAGGCGACCGTGTAAATTCTGTGACGGTGAATGGTTCTAAAACTATTCACGCTCAGAACTTTATCTTTGCAGGTACTGTTCGTGATCTTGCACTGTTGTTGCCAGAAGATACGATCTCTGCGCGCGCTCGTGCAAAACTTAGCAAAAATTCTTATTGGACGGCTTTGTGTATTGATATTTGCCACGGCAAAGCCGTGACTGATTCAACAGCTATGCACATCCTAAACGGCACAACTCAAGACGAAATCGGTCCTTGTGCGGGTCGCTTTCTTCCAGCAGTGGAAGTTGACGGCAATATGATTCAAGCTTCTCAATGGATCACATTCATTGAATCAGAATCCACAGAAGACAGCGAAGTGGTCGGCATGGCTTTGAAAAAAATCAAACGCCAGGTGAAACGCGCTTACCCTGAAGCTTTGGATAATTTGAAAAGCGAAAGAATCTTCGTCTCCCCTTATATCGCTGGAAATGGTGATTTGAAGTTGAGCGCGAATCAGACAATCCCAAGCTTGGAAAACCTATGGGTTTCTTCTTCGACTTTGAACGAGCAAAAGAACCTTGTAGGCGCACTTTTACAGGCAGAAATGATCGTGGCTTCCCTGGGTTTCAAAGTTGAGGCAGCTGTCGCTTCTGAAGCTCCCGTCGAGGAATTCTCCGAGGCATCACTGTAA
- a CDS encoding isoprenyl transferase yields the protein MTLPKHIAIIMDGNGRWAQLKRKPRTFGHIKGTRVAKKIITVCSRKGIKNLTLYAFSTENWFRPQAEVSFLMKILRRYLSKETSNLVKENIRFSVIGDLSKVPADVFSAIQQAREATSKCTGLNLVFALSYGSRQEITLAVRDIAQMVAKGAIKPDEIDEALISTSLSTYPTPDPDLIVRTSGEQRLSNFLLWQAAYSEFYFTETLWPNFTEAHLEEALTAFSVRQRRYGKVSTNDNLEKLSN from the coding sequence GTGACTCTACCTAAGCATATTGCAATCATTATGGATGGTAACGGTCGTTGGGCTCAGCTCAAGCGAAAGCCACGTACTTTTGGTCACATCAAAGGTACTCGGGTCGCAAAAAAAATCATTACTGTATGTTCTCGTAAGGGAATCAAAAACCTTACGCTTTACGCTTTCTCCACTGAAAATTGGTTCCGTCCTCAGGCAGAAGTTTCCTTCCTGATGAAAATTCTGCGTCGTTATTTAAGCAAGGAAACCAGCAATCTGGTGAAAGAAAACATCCGCTTTTCCGTGATCGGGGATCTTTCCAAAGTTCCTGCTGACGTATTCAGCGCTATTCAACAAGCTCGCGAAGCTACATCTAAATGCACAGGCTTGAACTTGGTCTTTGCATTGAGCTATGGCTCTCGCCAGGAAATCACTTTGGCCGTGCGTGATATCGCGCAGATGGTTGCCAAGGGTGCTATTAAACCTGACGAAATCGATGAGGCTTTGATTAGCACTTCGTTAAGCACGTATCCGACTCCAGATCCTGATTTGATTGTTAGAACAAGCGGCGAACAACGACTTTCTAATTTCTTGTTATGGCAGGCCGCTTATTCGGAATTCTACTTCACGGAAACTCTGTGGCCTAATTTCACAGAAGCTCATCTTGAGGAAGCCCTTACTGCTTTTTCCGTGAGACAACGCCGTTACGGCAAGGTCTCTACAAATGACAACTTGGAAAAGCTTTCTAACTAG
- the rpsB gene encoding 30S ribosomal protein S2: MAQVTMKEMLDAGVHFGHQTQRWNPKMKPYVYTARGGIHIIDLQKTVVRANKAAEYVKEIAANGGRMIFVGTKKQAIEPVQEAAAKCGQYYVTKRWLGGMMTNFETIKSSIDRLRKVDAMKEKGEFNYLTKKERAKIEKEYLRLSEFLNGIRDMKEMPSVMFVVDLPKEHIAVAEAKRLGMTVVGIADTNSDPESIDFPIPGNDDAIRSIKLFANLVADAYLEGSKTWEQKLRTMTDKQSDVAKEAKGEEAAPKRRAPAAKAGAKEAPKKAAGPAVVKANKGRKLVAAGTAEEVEIQAELENKDESAE, encoded by the coding sequence ATGGCACAAGTTACCATGAAAGAAATGCTAGACGCTGGAGTTCACTTCGGACACCAAACACAGCGTTGGAACCCAAAAATGAAACCTTACGTATACACAGCTAGAGGCGGTATTCACATTATCGACCTTCAAAAGACTGTTGTTCGCGCTAATAAAGCTGCTGAATACGTAAAAGAAATCGCTGCTAACGGTGGTCGCATGATCTTCGTTGGTACTAAAAAACAAGCTATCGAGCCTGTTCAAGAAGCAGCAGCAAAATGCGGTCAATACTACGTTACTAAACGTTGGTTGGGCGGCATGATGACTAACTTCGAAACGATCAAATCTTCTATCGATCGTCTTCGCAAAGTTGATGCTATGAAAGAAAAAGGCGAATTCAACTACCTTACTAAAAAAGAACGCGCAAAAATCGAAAAAGAATACCTTCGTTTGTCTGAGTTCTTGAACGGTATCCGCGACATGAAAGAAATGCCTTCTGTAATGTTCGTAGTAGACCTTCCTAAAGAACACATCGCAGTTGCTGAAGCTAAACGCTTGGGTATGACTGTTGTTGGTATCGCTGATACAAACTCTGATCCAGAGTCTATCGATTTCCCAATTCCAGGGAACGACGATGCTATCCGTTCTATCAAATTGTTCGCTAACCTAGTTGCAGACGCTTACCTTGAAGGTTCTAAAACTTGGGAGCAAAAACTTCGCACAATGACAGACAAACAATCTGACGTTGCTAAAGAAGCCAAAGGCGAAGAAGCAGCTCCTAAACGTCGTGCCCCTGCTGCAAAAGCTGGCGCGAAAGAAGCTCCTAAAAAAGCTGCTGGCCCTGCGGTTGTTAAAGCCAACAAAGGTCGTAAACTTGTTGCTGCTGGTACAGCAGAAGAAGTTGAGATCCAAGCTGAGCTTGAAAACAAAGACGAATCTGCAGAGTAA
- the priA gene encoding primosomal protein N' yields MSEASLWKVAVDAPLPEALTYSYAEPLIRGQLVNVPLGKRKTKGLVLGPTTEVPEFKVKAIDSIDEEYAPLPDAFVKWLEWLGNYYLHPVGQVVQSAFPPLKKTEKQRASKRAPVIPQLESDKLPELTPEQKTSIDGIAAHQGFSTHLLFGVTGSGKTEVYLRLLDKALKEGKRGLVLVPEISLTPQLIQRFARRFGDKIAALHSQLTDRERTNQWWDVVEGRKSILIGARSALFCPVPDLGIIIVDEEHEPSYKQDEKLKYNGRDAAVMMGKIMNCPVVLGSATPSLETWKNAQEGRYFLHPLKNRVAGRALPDVEVIDLRKLKADDDHQKLLIEKYSHLPYWMSPQLFERMRETLERGDQSALFLNRRGIAQMVVCPACGHTRECPNCDISLTLHAGSHLVCHYCDYHEQMKKKCPDCKEGELEAIGLGTELLETDLARLFPGKVIARADRDEIQNRADLEDLIARMESGEIDILVGTQMIAKGLDFPKLKLVGLVLADVGFNLPDFRATERSFQLITQMSGRSGRHVKEGESPGLVIIQTFNTEHDSLTFAQHHDFEGFAANELNVRSALNYPPVGRLVSFRIQGTHLGKVEETARLLARRAHSLKAQIEKYKSIEILGPAEAALAKLRGQFRYHLLVKSSQGSVTNPFSRQLLGDQEWVPSGVKIVVDIDPMNLL; encoded by the coding sequence ATGAGCGAAGCTTCTCTCTGGAAGGTTGCAGTTGATGCTCCCCTTCCAGAGGCTTTGACATACAGCTACGCTGAGCCTCTGATTCGCGGCCAATTGGTTAACGTTCCTCTCGGAAAAAGAAAAACGAAGGGTCTTGTTCTTGGGCCCACGACAGAAGTTCCCGAATTTAAAGTTAAAGCCATTGATTCCATCGACGAGGAGTACGCTCCCCTTCCTGACGCTTTCGTAAAGTGGCTGGAGTGGCTGGGTAATTACTATCTGCACCCGGTGGGTCAGGTGGTTCAATCTGCTTTTCCTCCGCTTAAGAAAACGGAAAAACAACGGGCAAGCAAACGTGCTCCGGTCATTCCGCAACTTGAAAGCGATAAACTTCCTGAATTAACTCCGGAACAAAAAACCAGCATTGACGGCATCGCTGCTCATCAGGGTTTTTCCACGCACTTGTTATTTGGTGTGACAGGCTCCGGAAAAACTGAAGTTTACCTGCGCCTTTTAGATAAGGCGTTAAAAGAAGGAAAACGCGGTCTGGTGCTGGTTCCAGAGATTTCTCTGACGCCACAATTGATACAACGATTCGCGCGTCGCTTTGGTGATAAAATCGCAGCTCTGCACTCGCAATTGACCGATCGCGAACGTACCAATCAGTGGTGGGATGTTGTAGAAGGACGCAAATCTATTTTGATTGGTGCGAGATCTGCATTGTTCTGCCCGGTTCCTGATTTAGGAATCATTATTGTCGACGAAGAGCATGAGCCGTCTTACAAACAAGACGAGAAACTAAAATACAATGGTCGCGATGCTGCCGTCATGATGGGAAAAATCATGAACTGCCCTGTCGTGCTTGGTTCGGCCACTCCAAGTTTGGAGACCTGGAAAAATGCACAAGAGGGCAGATACTTTCTGCATCCACTGAAAAATCGTGTCGCCGGAAGAGCACTGCCCGATGTGGAAGTGATCGACCTAAGAAAACTAAAAGCTGATGACGATCATCAGAAACTTTTGATCGAGAAATACTCGCACCTTCCTTACTGGATGAGTCCACAGCTATTTGAGCGGATGCGCGAAACCCTAGAGCGCGGTGATCAAAGCGCTCTTTTTTTAAATCGTCGTGGTATTGCCCAAATGGTGGTGTGCCCGGCCTGCGGCCATACTCGCGAATGCCCCAATTGTGATATTTCGTTAACTCTGCACGCGGGTTCGCATCTGGTGTGTCACTACTGCGACTATCACGAACAGATGAAAAAGAAATGCCCTGACTGCAAAGAGGGCGAGCTGGAAGCCATTGGACTGGGAACAGAACTTTTAGAAACTGATCTTGCACGACTTTTCCCAGGAAAAGTTATCGCTCGCGCTGATCGTGATGAAATTCAAAATCGCGCCGATCTTGAAGATCTGATCGCTCGCATGGAAAGTGGTGAGATCGATATTCTGGTCGGCACACAAATGATCGCTAAGGGTTTAGATTTTCCAAAATTGAAACTTGTGGGACTTGTTCTTGCCGATGTGGGTTTCAATCTTCCTGATTTCCGCGCCACCGAACGAAGTTTTCAGCTGATCACTCAAATGAGTGGTCGCAGTGGACGCCATGTGAAAGAGGGCGAGAGCCCGGGCCTTGTAATTATTCAGACTTTCAACACTGAGCACGACAGTCTGACTTTCGCTCAACATCATGACTTCGAAGGTTTCGCTGCGAATGAATTGAATGTGCGTTCGGCTTTGAATTATCCACCTGTGGGCCGATTGGTCAGTTTCCGTATTCAAGGAACTCATCTAGGGAAAGTTGAAGAGACAGCTCGACTTTTAGCGAGACGTGCTCACAGCCTAAAGGCTCAAATTGAGAAGTACAAATCTATCGAAATTTTAGGTCCAGCGGAGGCCGCACTGGCGAAGTTGCGAGGACAATTCCGATATCATCTCCTCGTAAAATCGTCACAGGGGTCTGTCACGAATCCGTTTTCCCGCCAACTCCTTGGGGACCAGGAGTGGGTCCCCTCGGGAGTAAAAATTGTCGTCGATATTGATCCAATGAATTTGCTTTAA
- the pyrH gene encoding UMP kinase, with protein MKAPVYKRILLKLSGEALAGKQGTGINTATITQIANDVAEAYKAGVQIGLVIGGGNIYRGVAASAEGMDRASADYMGMLATCINALALQDALEKAGVPTRVQTAIEMAEIAEPYIRRRAIRHLEKNRLVIFGAGTGNPYFTTDTAASLRAMEIDAEVIMKATKVDGIYDKDPVKHADAKKFDKISYIDVLNRGLQVMDSTAISMCMDNKLPIITFDLSVPGNILKAVQGENIGTLVQ; from the coding sequence TTGAAAGCGCCTGTTTATAAGCGTATTTTGCTGAAATTAAGTGGCGAGGCTCTTGCTGGAAAGCAAGGGACTGGCATTAACACTGCGACAATCACACAGATTGCGAATGACGTAGCAGAAGCTTACAAGGCAGGCGTTCAAATTGGTCTCGTTATCGGCGGCGGTAACATCTATCGTGGTGTTGCCGCATCTGCTGAAGGTATGGATCGCGCAAGTGCTGACTACATGGGTATGCTTGCGACTTGTATCAATGCCCTGGCTCTTCAAGATGCTCTTGAAAAAGCCGGTGTTCCGACTCGTGTACAAACAGCTATTGAAATGGCTGAAATCGCAGAGCCTTATATCCGCCGCAGAGCTATCCGCCACTTGGAAAAAAACCGCTTGGTGATCTTCGGAGCAGGTACTGGAAACCCTTATTTCACAACAGATACAGCCGCTTCTCTTCGCGCGATGGAAATCGATGCTGAAGTGATCATGAAGGCGACTAAAGTTGACGGTATCTACGATAAAGACCCTGTGAAACATGCTGATGCGAAGAAATTCGATAAGATCAGCTATATTGATGTACTAAATCGCGGTCTACAAGTGATGGACTCAACTGCGATTTCAATGTGCATGGATAACAAACTTCCGATTATTACTTTTGACCTTTCAGTTCCGGGTAATATCCTTAAAGCTGTTCAAGGTGAAAACATCGGTACCCTGGTACAATAG
- the frr gene encoding ribosome recycling factor yields MAIAEIKKNAQAQMDKSVLALGEELKKIRTGRAQVSMLDGVRVNYYGNPSPLSQVASISTPDAKSFLIAPWEVSILKDIEQAIIKSELGMAPMNDGKVIRLKVPDVTEERRKDLAKQVKKIAEEARVAVRMARRDANEAIKKMKADKKAPLSEDEAKKGEADIQKVTDDMIKKVDQIAEEKEKSILTI; encoded by the coding sequence ATGGCAATTGCTGAGATTAAAAAGAACGCTCAAGCTCAAATGGATAAATCTGTTCTTGCTTTGGGTGAAGAGCTTAAAAAAATCCGTACTGGCCGCGCACAAGTTTCTATGCTTGATGGCGTTCGTGTAAACTACTACGGAAATCCATCTCCACTTTCACAAGTCGCTTCCATCTCTACACCAGATGCGAAATCTTTCCTTATCGCGCCTTGGGAAGTATCCATTCTTAAAGACATCGAACAAGCGATCATCAAATCTGAATTGGGCATGGCTCCAATGAACGATGGCAAAGTGATTCGCTTGAAAGTTCCTGACGTAACTGAAGAACGTCGTAAAGACCTTGCTAAACAAGTTAAGAAAATCGCTGAGGAAGCACGCGTCGCTGTTCGTATGGCTCGTCGTGATGCCAATGAAGCTATCAAAAAAATGAAAGCTGACAAAAAAGCGCCTCTTAGTGAAGACGAAGCTAAAAAAGGTGAAGCAGACATTCAAAAAGTGACAGACGATATGATCAAAAAAGTAGATCAAATCGCTGAAGAAAAAGAAAAGTCAATTTTGACAATCTAG
- a CDS encoding phosphatidate cytidylyltransferase, producing the protein MTTWKSFLTRAASALVALAIIFALYYFLKIPGLKIIIAVAVALSAWELLGILFKTETSKTLRAAFLILSFFVFAVSTMALNLGAIVYAISLILLTIISLLKLHNTGDLQRMGKFQANAALGLMYVGLLPSFAFRLLDQEQGIFWFIYLLAVVFAGDTMAYCFGVLFGKHKVMPSVSPKKTWEGSLGGILGSVVAGTICWKYLLPEFSGYFIVGLAAVSGYVGQFGDFFESLLKRVAEVKDSGKIMPGHGGVLDRIDGVLFASPVVLLGVVILSHLLS; encoded by the coding sequence ATGACAACTTGGAAAAGCTTTCTAACTAGAGCCGCTTCAGCCCTGGTGGCATTGGCTATCATCTTTGCGCTTTACTACTTCCTGAAAATTCCAGGTTTGAAAATCATTATCGCAGTTGCTGTTGCACTGAGCGCTTGGGAGCTTCTGGGAATTTTATTTAAAACTGAAACTTCAAAAACCCTTAGAGCGGCATTTTTAATTCTGTCGTTTTTCGTCTTTGCGGTTTCGACAATGGCTTTGAATTTGGGCGCCATCGTCTATGCCATCTCATTGATTTTGCTAACGATCATCAGTTTGCTAAAACTTCACAACACGGGCGATTTGCAGCGCATGGGGAAGTTCCAAGCGAATGCTGCTTTGGGATTGATGTACGTGGGATTATTGCCCTCGTTCGCTTTCCGTTTGCTTGATCAAGAGCAAGGTATTTTCTGGTTCATTTATTTACTGGCTGTTGTATTCGCTGGCGACACAATGGCTTATTGCTTTGGTGTTCTGTTTGGAAAACACAAAGTGATGCCTTCGGTTTCTCCTAAGAAAACTTGGGAAGGTTCCCTAGGGGGAATTTTGGGCTCCGTAGTTGCGGGAACAATTTGCTGGAAGTATTTACTACCAGAGTTCTCGGGGTATTTCATTGTGGGACTGGCAGCTGTCTCAGGATATGTCGGTCAGTTCGGAGATTTCTTCGAATCACTTCTTAAGCGTGTCGCTGAGGTCAAAGACTCAGGAAAGATCATGCCGGGGCACGGCGGCGTCCTAGATCGAATTGACGGTGTCCTATTCGCAAGTCCGGTAGTTTTGCTTGGCGTTGTGATCCTATCTCATCTTTTGTCGTAA
- the galU gene encoding UTP--glucose-1-phosphate uridylyltransferase GalU — MSKVKKAIIPAAGLGTRFLPATKTVPKEMLTIVDAPIILYVVEEAIKAGIEDIVLIAGRNKHAIEDFFDMSYELEDKLHKDGKEKLLERVTKARDAANIISIRQKQALGLGHAVLCGLPIVGKDPFAVLLGDEITMEANGQDNVTSQLVKSFQETQTSTISIMKVSEKDVSKYGIAEVEEKSPGFFKVTSLVEKPKPTETKSRWALPGRYVFDNAIMDLLANAKPSLNGEIQLTDSMKILCEQKGLNAMTFTADRYDAGDKLGYLQANIELALKNPELSTDLKAYIVELAKTLK, encoded by the coding sequence ATGTCTAAAGTAAAAAAAGCAATAATTCCAGCCGCAGGTCTAGGTACCAGATTTCTTCCCGCAACGAAGACAGTTCCGAAAGAAATGCTAACCATCGTGGATGCACCCATCATTCTTTATGTGGTGGAAGAAGCGATCAAAGCCGGTATTGAAGATATCGTGCTTATCGCCGGCCGCAACAAGCACGCTATCGAAGACTTTTTTGATATGTCTTACGAACTAGAAGACAAACTTCATAAAGACGGAAAAGAGAAGCTTTTAGAACGCGTAACTAAGGCTCGCGATGCCGCGAACATCATCAGCATTCGTCAGAAACAAGCCCTGGGCCTGGGGCATGCAGTCCTTTGCGGCCTGCCGATCGTCGGCAAAGATCCATTTGCGGTCCTATTGGGTGACGAAATTACGATGGAAGCGAATGGCCAGGACAACGTGACGTCTCAGTTGGTAAAATCTTTTCAAGAAACTCAAACTTCCACGATTTCGATCATGAAGGTCTCTGAAAAAGACGTTTCCAAATACGGAATCGCTGAAGTTGAAGAAAAATCTCCAGGTTTTTTCAAAGTAACTTCACTTGTGGAAAAGCCTAAGCCAACGGAAACAAAAAGCCGCTGGGCTCTGCCGGGTCGCTATGTTTTTGACAACGCCATCATGGATCTGTTGGCAAATGCAAAACCATCTTTGAACGGTGAAATCCAATTAACCGATAGTATGAAGATTTTGTGCGAACAAAAAGGTCTTAATGCGATGACTTTTACTGCCGATCGCTACGATGCTGGTGATAAACTGGGCTATCTGCAGGCGAACATTGAACTGGCTTTGAAAAATCCAGAACTCAGCACGGATCTAAAAGCGTACATCGTTGAGCTGGCAAAAACTCTTAAGTAA